ACGTTGAGACCCAAACCCAGTACCTTTAGCTCCAAACACCCAATACGTTATGCACTTAGCTACCAAGCTCAGACGGCTACTGGTTTTTGCAACGGAgatgaattttatttcattttttcagGGATTGGTTTCACGAATTTGTCCTGGCACATGTGCATCATGAGCTGTTCTGATTAGAAGGTTTATTTATTGTCTCATTAAACATACTGAACTTTATCTATTTAACCTTTTTAAAACCTAGATTCTTGTATCTGATGCAGTCGGTTGcacaaagaataataaaatgtttgacCTTAATGAGATTTCTTCCTTTTATTATTGCTTTTCCTAGACAGAGAGGTGAAGGTTATATTAGACTAAATAAATCATTCATCATTTGTCTGAAGttttaataaatcaattgaGTTCTTTTGTGTACTCAATATTATTTGGACAaagatttttttagaaaaaaaatgtatataCCAAACTAATAAAACTTCTGTTTTATATGACTCATTAAATGATCAAATTAAATTTTCTAGTTTCTATTGTATATTTTTAGTTATATAATTGATCattacctgcttcggtttgggcacccgggcagtatcacagccctcacacatatcgaatgagatttgtgtggcgcatatgtatttggtgcctccttgtaccaatatctttgtgttaaaataaataataataaataaattgattattatattgatttatctatttgaattaattcatcatatatagtgatttgttttaaataattaaaaaaaatttatcattGATCAACTTAGTGTTCATCATTTCCTGAAGAATAAAGAGTTtcgttattattttttaaatatatacaattTCCCTGTATGATTGAAGTATAAACGTAAAACTAAATCTATGGataatgaatttcattaaaacaaaacagaaaagaaTATTATAATTGAATATGTGACTTATGTTTTTGTGTTCTTCTCacatattaaataattaatctgTTAAATGAATGGACAGATTTTTCAAGACTAAATACTTGAGAAATGATCGTTTCAgctttttgtattatttgtaaAAAATAAAGTGTTTTACAGATTTCTAAAAATCTATCTCTGACCAGTTATATTTTGTGAAGAAAATTGTATGCATAATTTACAGCGTGATTAACAGTTAGGCGCATCACTTTTGTCACTTATACTAAATCTGTTAATAAAAAAGAACCGTTTAGAAGAACTATATTAAGTATTGATACAAATGAACATGGATTTCGATAGTATAAGAAAATGTAGTCTTTATCTTATAAGCTCTATACTCTGTCTATGGAGGTAGGAACCTGTCTAATTATTCAAGTCCTAATTTGAGTTCAGTCATGAAATTGTTATGTCTAATAATCGTGGAAATAAGATGTGCACAACAAACAACATTTACTCTTCTGACAAGTTGTTTTGTAATTTCACCTTGGTTAAtagtaaattttattattttcattgatgtttacgcATACATAGTCTTATAGACATTAGTTAATCAAGAGTTCAATGTATAATATATATCATATGATCtatgtacattttaatataTATGGCTAATTATTTTTCGTTTACTATAGGAGAACCTTACATCCCAAGTTATATGGATCCTTTAGCTGGCCCTGAACCTTGTGTTGTTTGTGGTGATAACGcaactggatttcactatcgTGCTATGACATGTGAAGGTTGCAAAGGATTTTTTCGACGTTCAGTACAGAAAAAATTGGTTTATACTTGCAAGTTTCAAGGTCACTGCTCTGTATCTGATAAACAAAATCGAAATAGTTGTCAAAAATGTCGCTTTGATAGATGCATTAGCGGCGGTATGGCTAAGGATCGTAAGTAACATTTAGATTTATCTATATCTTCTCATCTCCAACTAATTgtatgtaattattattgttattgttttgtCATACTAATTCACACGGGAAATTAGGTCGATAAATTCATAATTTATCATATCACAAAATTAATAACTTGAGTGGTAATTTTTATATGTAAGTCTATAAGCCATAGGTCAACTTTTGTTTTTCATAAGTTTAAACctattttcatatttcatgCGTCTACAATATGAAAATCAGGCGTGTTTTATCTGAGGTCATATGATTATAATTAATCAATGGTAGCTTATACTAGTGTGTAgatgtatacatacatatacaagGTCACTATcatcaaattatatatatatatatatatatatatatatatatatatatatatatatatatatatatatatatatatatatatatatatataattttatcaGTTATTGATAATAAAGCCTGATGTGACCAAGCGAATTCTGGCTTTCATATGTGCACACTTAACTGTGCGTCAATTAACTATAACAATAACCATAATCTCGTCTTTTTCGGAGAGATGAAATGCATTATTATATGCATTTTTGAATAAAAAGTTGGATGAATTAATCCACAGAATTATTTAATTTGCGCATTAGCTGGAGGGACTGTTTATCATAACACACTGTACACAGCTTCGATGTGTAATGTTCTCATGATTAAATTACGATGTAACTGAATACAAGTTCACATTCGATTTGGGAATAATTTACATTGCATTAAAACAACTTAAAGTATGATAAAGCAATGGAAATGTTGGAGAGAATTATGTTTTGTTAGTTAGCGTGAACATCCACTCAAAGGGTAGAATTCCACAGTATATTAGTCGCCCAGTATCTGACTCCGGGTTGATCGTTTTTGATTGTTATCAAATAActgctgtcgaaatatacatcgCGAATATCCTCGTATATGATCATCGACGTAACTCGTGTTGATGAACaaaggaattaaataagtcaaatacgagaatgaatgatgaatacgtatatttcatacaatcgttgttTCAGACAAAATGTAGAAGAGGCGAAGAGAGCGGAGCGAAATAACACacaatggagaaggcgtgtgagccaactcagtttagtcaagcgttaatcgacaTTTGtggtcacacaaaaataagtcacagacatgtgatgaatagaatagaagttcacacacatacgctcatataaaaacagtgaaggttgataagcgaataattgataAAGTCAATTAATTGTATtttccagaagctagaataaggtatattcGCGTAACATAGTAACCGTTACTAAGCTATCTTTATAATATTATAGTATATTTTTGATAAGCAGAGAAATTTACCATTTGTCACTCATCTTTTCcagttgaaaataaaaataaattccaaCTCAGTGAGAATTTCTCGTCGAATTACCAAAGTTCCATCTAGTAAGCCTGTTATCAATATTGAAACATAGGAGAACACAGACAAAAGATCGACAAGTAAATATGTCCTGGGATCCTTTCTCCAACTGTTGCCAAGTGCGATCGATGATCTTGATGTTCGACTCCAAACGTTTAGTTGGTCTGCCTCTTACTTTTTGTCTTGAAGTCTACCGATTAGGACTTACCTTGTGATACAGTTTAATGGTTTCCGTAAACTGTGTCCGATCCACCTCAATCATCTTTTCCCAATTCCCTCCTTATCCGGTACTTCATTTGTTATCTGGTCTCTGGTCAAACGGATCTAGAGTATTTTCaacagacaactatttataaatacctgtactctATTTCAGAAGCTTGGGGTAGTTCTCCAATTCTCAGCTCAGTAcggtagaactgttttgacgtttcAAATGTTGGAAATTGACTTGGATCATGCATGATAGTACTTCAGAGTTTTAGACACTGGCCAACTACATGAAACTCTCCCTTGCTTTGACAATTCGTctcttcacatctgtatcagatcctccttgtttatcaacGATGGTGTCCAGTTAGATGAGGCCCCAAAGTGTCCCAGAGCACCACGTGTGACTTTGGTGGTGCTCGCTATGTTGTGCTTCAGAATCTCgctttttcccttgtgaatGTTGAGGCTTACATCTGCGGAGGCCACTGCTACACTGGGTGTCTTCACTTGCATTTGTTGCTTTATGCGACAGTACGACTAAATCATCTGCAGAGTCCAGATAAACCAGCTGTGCTCAAGATGTCCACTAAATTCTGTGCTTTTCGTGAGTTttagaggtcttcataatctagtcaaTAGCCAACAGGAAGAGAAGAGGTGAGATGAGGCAGCCTTGTCTGGCACTGGTCTTCACTGGGAATGCATCCGTGAGCTTCCTTCTATGCAGAACTTCGCAATTCACTTCATTGTAAGAGATCAATATAATACTAACAATCTTTTCAGCTACTCCATAATGTCGAGGAAGATTTTGCAGGGTTGTTTGGTCCATGACGCTAAATGGTTTCTTATAACTAAGAGAATTGATGTACAGTGATAAGTCCCATTCAATCGATGGTTCAACAACGATCTTCAGTGTTGCGACTTGTTCGGTACATGATTGACCCATTCTGAGGCTAGCTTAGTAGTGCCGAATTCGGGCGTCAACTGAATTTCCTGTTGGGTTTGGCAGGGTTGTCAAAACCTTACCtagtattgacagtagtgtgatccTCCTGTGTTTCTCGTACTTACTATGATCTCcattctttggtattttgaagGGGGTCACGCTTTCCAGTCTCTTGATAGTTATGTTTGCTCTCAGACCTTTCTGAATAATGCTTTGAACATCTTTGTTGTTGCTTGTCCGCCTGTCTGGGTCCGCTACTTTGACGTTCTTGATATATCCAATGACGTTGCTAAGGCGTTTTCTGTGTTGCTTTGACGTCTAATGGGTCCAGTTAGGTTAATTTATTCAAGAGCTCTTCTTAATACCCTACCAATCTGTTTCGTTATTTCTAAATCTCGGTGATTGTTTCGTCATGTTTGTTTTTGAGTGGTCGTTCTGGTTTTCGATATTTTCGTGTTAGTTTCTGCGTTGTATGGCATGGTTTTCCTAAAGTTCCGTCTCGTGCAACTTTTCTCAGTGTCATTGCTAGGTCTTTCAAGAATTTCCGCCTATCAGCATTAATGCATCCCTTCACTCGTTTGCCTACTTCTGTGTTTTCGGTCTGCGTCTTGACTTCCTCTTTCCTATTCGGCTTTTTTGGTTACTGTCTTTTTATCCTTCTTTTCTTGGGTCTTACCCACGGCATCAGTAAATATCTTCTCTTTATGCTGGTGCTTCTTGAGGTCTAGCAATTACCGAGACTACGTAACATATTACTAAGGTCACTGTTCTCGTCATATGATCAACGTACCATCCATGTATCTCTCATAGAAGTGAAATATGCCGACTGTTTGGCGAAACTATAGGGTTCTTCAGATTTGTCACAAAACAGTGTGCCAGAAGAGCACTCGATGGCGATCATAATGAGGCACCACCGATTTACTTCTGGAAATCTTCATCAAATCCAAACTGCATTTCGAAATTTCAGTACAGTGCAGGTTTAATCCTTTTGTTCAGTGCTTTGGGAGGCTCACGCCGATTTTGTTATGACCAGTGAGACATTTATGAATAGAGAAGTGATGTCTAGTGATACCATTTTCTTTCTCGATATAATGAAGTCAGAAGTACTATGTCTCCAGATCTGGCTTATGGCAGGTTGTAAAATTTCCACCAAATGTTTGGCAGTTGCGTGGTATGGACAGTTATATATATCCATGGTAGGACGAAGATCTTTTTCATATACCTTTGAGAGTCCATATAATCACGGGATAAAAGAAGCCATTGATCTTAGGTATTTGAATAGATCCTCGTTAATAATTGACTCATTTTTCAATACTTGCATCATTTTAGTCAACTTCTGATTATTTTGTTCAGAAAAGAAAATTCTCTACGTTGAAATATCTTTATGTTTTTAACAAGTTAGTTGGTTTATTTACTTTTCTGAATACAGAATTACTGACCGTAAGAGCGGCCCTGGTAAGGGCAGAAGCTAGACATGCTTCTTTTAAATGTAGTACTGGAATGCTTAATGCTTCTCCAGTATAAGGAAGTATGGACCCGAGGGATTTTGATAGATTAGTACAAATACAACCAGTTATTGAAAGCGGCCGATTAATGTCGACTTTATAAACAATCTGAACTGAGGTCAACCCGTCCGTCATCTTACATTTTTTCCTTGACACGAGCAAGTAAATGTAAGTTCCCATGGTTGACCAATGTAACTAGCTTCACGAGAGTTCATATAATGATAACTACAAAACGAAGTGACCACTCTGCATAATTCATCTTCTAATATCAGTACCATCCTCGTACAAATGGAAAATATTAGTTGTATATTTCCATTACTGAATTTCTTTACACTATTCTATGTTACATCTCTAGACCGTCACATATAAGGAATCCCACTAACGTTTTCCATGAATACCCAATACATATTGTCTTTACGAAATGAACTATTTACCTTTAGCATTTGTATGAATACTGACGTTTACTAACCTAAACTATTCATTAACTAATTTGTATTATCGCTGTAAAGCAAAGTCACTGAACTAATTCTGTTACATTATGAGTAATATTATTCAGTAGAATATTGGTAGGTTAACGGTTCGTGTACAACTTAATAAAAGGTTTTATATAACTTCGACTTCAAATTTTACCATTGCGATATAACACAAAGAAGTTGACTTGAAAGCAACAATTTTCAATGTTAATCAAATGTTTGTTgtcttttttttcataaaaatccTCTTCTAATAGTCGTACTTGATGAAGATAAACGTTTAGCTAAACGTCGTCTAATCGAAGCAAATCGAGCACGTAAAAGAGCTGAAGCTATAGAAGCCTCCACTGCTGCATGTGTTACAGATCCATCAATTAATATACCTAATTTTACAAATCCTAATTCAGTATCAAAATATCATTTCATTCACAATCAGCCAATCTCTACATCGAACACCATCTCTAGTACACCTGTTATTATGTCAACGGTTCCTTATCATTCTACAATCCATCCTAATACTCATTTTACCAATCAATTTGCACTCAGTTCAACAACTGGAAGTCAGTTTAACTGTAATCCTATTCAAACACGTTATTTGGAGGTAACCAACAATGATAGCCACTCATTTGTCGATCCAAAAACTCCAGATGCAACATATTCACCTGCAAATGAGGCACAATTAATTGTACAACCTATTCAAAGAATCGATAAATTACAACTAACTACTATGCCCAACAACATATACTGGAATCCTATATGCGGAGCTCCGTATAAACAGTGTTTCATGAATGATACTAGTAATCATGATAACAATAATTCTAAAATCCCACTTTCATTTAAAGAATCCATCAATGGAATTCAGTTGTCTAGTGTATCAATGCAAATTAACAAAACTCCATTATATTCTAGTGAAGATGGTTACTGCAACTTACCaagtaaatataattattttaatagccAACAAAGTGTGTGTACGAATGCTGAAGATAATAACCGAATTAACAATATCAATGTTAATAATGTCCAAACAAATACAGATTATGAGCCTCAACAGTATTCTCCTATAACACCTGAGAAATGTCAAACATTATCTTGTGATCAACCAGCGATCAAAGATCATTTATCAGTTTCATATCCTAAGTATATTAGTATGATGGATTCAAATGATACAGTGCATAATGACTGCCCATGGACAACAGAAGATCAAAATATGGTTGATTCTATTGTTCAAGCTTATAGTAATATGTTGAATCCAAACTTCAAACGAAAGGTATTGTATTACCCATTAATTTTTTACATATGATTTTGTGAGTTTTATCTACTGTAAATTTCTAGTCCTGATAAATGGATAACTGGATAATTATGTTACATTTTGATGTTCTAGCTCATACTTTGAGTATGCCTCCACAGTAGCGGTGgatgaacgcttaacttctactTCTTTATTTCGTGTTATGCATTTACATAATGTCGTTGATCATCACTGCAATATGGCTCATAGACTGATGTGAAATAATTCACGGTTAGTTTCTAAGCAGTGTCATACTTTACATATCACCATGGTTGATAGCTGATTGTTTCATTTAACAAATTGTTAATTAAGTCGTGAGTTTAACATAATTTTTGTTGCTGTTGAACTATCCTTGCTATTTACTGGATAAAACCCAACTTGTGAAGTACTGAAGCATTGATTAAACGTTTTACTTTGGGGAAAAATAGCTCATACGAACGGGTATGACATCTTATCACCTTAGTGATTTCAaaagatatatatttttgataGTATCTTCAGCTTTACACATAATGAAAACAGTCTTATGATAACTGAAGTGTTATATCTAGTCAATCATAGTTAACTTAGAATCCGACAGGAATTTATAACAAGACAATAAACAACAGAATGGGGTTAATTTCAAATGTCATAGAAGACTAAACGCAAGATATACAATGCAAACAgagagaatgagaacaaagaatggaCAATCATAGATGACAATTAACTGTTAGTTTACGAGGAGAAGGATGAGTAAGTTCCGCCATTATGACGAATTTTGTTCCATACCACCTAACGCCAATAATTAGAAGTGTTGTGAAGACTCTAAGCAAGTCTTTACTTGTCAATTTGGTTCAAGTCAGCGATAGATCAATGTTCTTCCAATCAGCTCACCCTTtttcttctcaaccttctgcgaCAGCCTGTTCTTTATGCCCAACCCTCGTATTTCTTGCAAATGCATGCTTCGAACACACTACTGGTCTAATCACGTCAACCTTGAATAACATAAAAATGGATTCTTAAAGATACATATTTCTATCAGTAAAGTCTACTTGTATTTTGGTTATAAGGTTCATGTAGGAATTCGGGCTGTGGATAAACTCCACGTTGTCAAGTCATCTTAGTGTATCATGGTCAGTAATTATGGTTACGTTTTCGTTCGTTTAGTCACTCActtgtagatattttggaataaTTTATATCATAGTGTTAACTGGATGTGTGACTTTTGCTATATTGTTTCCCTTTCGTTATGACTGACTGCGCTACAACTGACACCTCCGTAACATGATGGAGTGACATTTTCGTCGTCATGCAAACCAGCGAAAACTACAGCGAACAAAACACGCCATCCATTGTGGGCTATGATAGCGTAAATACTAATCCTCGCTTCATTTTGGTTGGTTGCCAGGTGAAAGGTCAAAACTGCGAGCGAAAGTGGAGTTTATCCTCGGTCGGAATTCGTTTAATTTGTTGATAGTATTCATCACAGATTGACATCAGTTAGACTACCAAAACAAAACTGATGTTTTATCCTAGTGTGCTTTTAGTGATTGTCAAAAACCAATTTTCAGCTATTTCTATCATTgaaatttgaatgaattataTCGATTCTCGGTTTCTAAACTAATGAACaaatataatttgtaatttGTAAGAATTAAACCTATATATATTTCACAACTATAGTTAATTAATCCATTATTGCATATTCTCAATAAATGTATGTTTCGTTGCTCACTAACTGCAATGATATTAGTCTCTCTACTTGTTTAAATCTACATTTTTATTTCTCTCAAATAGATTGACAATGGAGATGTTGACAAAGAACCTGAGAAAGCTTTCTATTCTTCAACAGATTCAAAAATCAGTTCACTTATTGAACCAATGATTGCATCACTTGTTGCATTCGCCAGATTAGTTCCTGGATTTGAATTGGTATGTATGAAATATTACTGTTGATATGtatgcatatgtatatataatttagGGGAAAATGAAGTCAGTTAACTATTTTTAAGTTTTATAGATTTGGGTTTTTGAATTGATTTTTATTCTCTTATAAACTAAGGAAATGACGAAAGTGTCTGTTAATGATTAAAACACTCGATTTCTAACGGTTATTAGTGGCAATAGTTCGAATCCGGCTTCGAACAATTAGGTTATATCACTGATCTTCGTACTAAAAAAGCCGAATTTTGAAGCTTGTATTCGATTATGGATTCGGATTATTGTATTCTAGTGAAGTGTAAATATAGATTTAAATTTTAACAAACTTTACTATCACAGAACATCATTAGAAAATTTAACTAGAgcaaaataaaatttgtaaacCTGTTATTGTTAACAGTAGTAGACTAAGATAATTGTACTATACTTACTGGTGCTTTCACATCATAACTTCTCCAGATATTCCTTATGCTTAGTTTTATATTTCTTGTATTTATTCTAGTTAGATGCCAACGATCAAACGCGTTTGTTACGTGGCTGCTGCTTAGATATTATCACTCTACGTGCTGCGTACTTATTAAGTCGCATTGCTGTCTCACTTGGAATTGTTGATTCTAATGGACATAACAAGCCACAATCTACAACAAGTCCATTAGATTCGGTCGATATTTTTGTGCAGAATCTTCCTTCACATCAACACAATGTTGCGTCTGTTATTCCAAATAATATTTACCCTCAATTAGGCACTTCTGATGTGAAATGTGCCCAGATGATTCGTGCGGTAGCATTGAAATTAGCTCGCCTTGAAATCGACCAAACAGAAGTTGCATTAATGACATCTATTTTATTAATGTCCCCAGGTATGTCAATGTTTAAGTACCACATTTTGTTTGTTAAGTCTTTTACTAACTCAGCTTTCCAATCGAACAATTCTGATTACATACAGTCtcatgctcactagtgactaactcaACCATAAGAATTAGTGAACTGTATGCAGAGATGAATGGCATTGGAATCCAAGTtgctcatttcgtcctatttgagactcgttagctggatatgCCTGCTTCTTATAGTTGCTAGTCACTccgagacttgaacccagtactgttcgcttcgaagaacatcgcgttatccacttagctactgagtcctgataaccgcTGGTTTGtacaaaatgaattttgattcatttttattggttgtttgaaccTTCTCAATGGTGTTTAGAACTTCAGTTGGTCAGTCGCTATTACATCTGTGCATAATATGCAGGAGTTTAAACCGAAAGGCACTAGGTTTAGGTCTCGGAgagaacatcaactttgggatgctGATACATGCAGCTGACGAGTTTTAAATAGGACTGGGCGTAAGttctggactccactgcta
This DNA window, taken from Schistosoma haematobium chromosome 7, whole genome shotgun sequence, encodes the following:
- a CDS encoding hypothetical protein (EggNog:ENOG410V7I0~COG:K), which codes for MAKDLVLDEDKRLAKRRLIEANRARKRAEAIEASTAACVTDPSINIPNFTNPNSVSKYHFIHNQPISTSNTISSTPVIMSTVPYHSTIHPNTHFTNQFALSSTTGSQFNCNPIQTRYLEVTNNDSHSFVDPKTPDATYSPANEAQLIVQPIQRIDKLQLTTMPNNIYWNPICGAPYKQCFMNDTSNHDNNNSKIPLSFKESINGIQLSSVSMQINKTPLYSSEDGYCNLPSKYNYFNSQQSVCTNAEDNNRINNINVNNVQTNTDYEPQQYSPITPEKCQTLSCDQPAIKDHLSVSYPKYISMMDSNDTVHNDCPWTTEDQNMVDSIVQAYSNMLNPNFKRKIDNGDVDKEPEKAFYSSTDSKISSLIEPMIASLVAFARLVPGFELLDANDQTRLLRGCCLDIITLRAAYLLSRIAVSLGIVDSNGHNKPQSTTSPLDSVDIFVQNLPSHQHNVASVIPNNIYPQLGTSDVKCAQMIRAVALKLARLEIDQTEVALMTSILLMSPDRFGLTDCETVEHTQDILLETFNRYANRIRKIRSNRMNHNNMSSRSVNINGISQQQQQQQYWPRILMALTELRSITLCNQGLFVEKAYGNTTEQLPWYFHELFTGDFIIQETNIYSFERGTNNDNNNNLC